The DNA window TTCATTAGTAAGACTTTCACCCACTACCTGAAATGTGCAAATTCTGCTGTTACAAAGCATGTCATGTTAATAGATGCCATTTTAAATCAACTACAGCAAATGTTCATTACTACATGTTCTATCTGCTATAATTTCAACATTAATTAAAGTAtgtctggaaaaaaatacatggtaCTTAATTGGGATTTTTATTCACTTAGtgaatgttaatgtttatttgAATACGTGCTATCAGAGTACCTGGTTGTAGGTGGAGAAGTCTAGCATGGCTTTGACGGGGGCAGAGGAGGCCACAGCACCATAGATCAGGTGAGGAAACTGAGGGGGGAGGACGACAAGTGACATCATGTCAAAGAGCCACAGCACAGCCTTTCACCATGTCATACAAACATATGTCAATGGGAAGCACAGTGTGCATGATTTAGAGGTCTGATTGGCAGCAATCACGCCAATCACACAGTTTCATTTTactcaggggtggggggggggggcgtattaCCTTGCCACGAAGCCAGGCAGACAGGGCACCAGCGTAGGAGCCTCCAAAACTGATCCAGGTGTTCTGTGATGACAGGTCATAGCGTTCGCTGATGTATCTGTGGAAGGCGGCCAGGTCCACCAAACTCAAGAGGAAAGGAGGACAGAAGAATTACGGGCTGCAAAATGCTGCTCTTCACCTGTAGGCGGTGTTCTTCTCTGCTTCAGCAACGTCCATGATACGTGTGTTTCCCACCTGCCATTCGAAGGCAGCCCTAACCACGGCACTCACGCCTGACGGCTGGAGAGGTGTCTCAGGTTCACTACGTCCAGGCCGTCGGGGTTGATGCTACGCCCGTAGAATCTGTGCTCTAGCGCCACAAGCAGGGCTCCATTCTCCTCTGCCATCTGCACATGATGGCCTATGTTTGCAGAAATGGGTAGATCACAAAATTCAAGCAATAATAGTTAGCTTCTGTCGCTAACTGGCTTTTTGATTTGTGTGCATAGTGTGATTCTACTTGATTTCATTCACATATCTGTTGACGTCGGACACACCATAGAGCACGGATAACTCTGAGATAGCACCTTCTCCACCAATGTAGAGGAATACTGGACCATCGGGACGATCCCAGTACTCCTCATTGACAAAAAACCTCTGTGAGAGAATTCATCAAGTAACGCAGGTTAGTCGAGAATTACGATGACATTTCTCAGTACTGCACCAACTTCAGCGTGTGAATTTATGAAGAGAGCAAAGAACTTTGCTAATGGCAAAGGATGAGCAAGGTCACTGACTATGTGTTAAGCCTGAAGGGACATTCATCGTGAACTGCACATCCAGTACAGGGTGGCATGGAGCCTGGGGTATATCCTAAACAggagctcatgggagttttacttacacaaacatgttctgaaggcagaatgaaaaatgattggttcagagagataaccaatcagattgttgaggaggtgggtccaagcaactagagaaggtggggccaaccaatcagatgtcctGGTCCGGTCTCTCCAAGTTTCTTAgatccacctcctctgcaaactgattggtcatctctcaattatttttctttctgccctcagaatattttttttttgtaagtaaaaCTTCCACTAGCTGAAAGCCATGCCAGTTTATAACAGGGCACATTCAAACATAAAgggtaatttagagacaccaattaaaCCCTATCTGAATACACAGAGCCAGGGGGAAGAATCTGATCCCTCAACCCTGGGTTTGTGAGGCTACAGAATGCTAACCAATGTGTCACTGCTTGTTCTTTGTAGAACATGAAATGGCTTATGAAAGTATCAAGTAAGGAGTTCTGTTGGCCTTGTGCATGCGAGCATCATATAAGCTTGTGAGGGAACATGTGAGGGAACATGCATAATCTGCATGCATCTTTGCACCTGAGGAATGGTCTGTGTGCTCTGGCTGTCAAATTGGTCGAGTGGCTGGCGGATGAGTCCTTCTTTGACCCGATACGTGGGCTGGTGCCCGGTGGCCGAATGCTGCAGCAGATGCTGCTTCGCCTTTTGGTTCTGTGCCCGGAACACGTTCTCTTTTATCTTCCTCAGAACCTGTCCTGGAGGAGGCGATATTTTTAACTAGAGGACAAtgacaaaaaggaaaaacatggaCAGAGAACAGCCGATGTTTTCAGCTATTCTTTGGGATAAATTATTGAAAAGGTGGCAGATTGCTGCTTGTAGTGCTTGTATAATCTGCTGCTTTTGTACTTTGCTGTGGACAAAAGGtgtcaaataaatgtaaatgctggAAAAGTAAGTaaggaaaaacaaacatcatTTGCTTGCCACGGAAACTGAAGCCTGCAGATCGTGAAATTATGAATTAATCTGTAACCAACTTGAATCTAAAATTGTAACTGTAACTCTAGTACAGTACTTTTCCCCAAAAGCtttctttatattttaataattaatattttatttcaacatGAGCAGACTTGTAAAGCATTTCTGCTGATTTATTAGGTTAACTCTGCAGGATCACATTTTACAAAAGGTTTACAGTTACTCTTTATCCATTGCCTTCTGTTTAGGCATTACGACCTTTACAAAACAGCGCAATAAAACAGAATATGAatccatcataatgcattataaagttatttatagtgcatttgggaactttcataatgcataataaacatggctaggatgttattgttttttataaatatttatagccgtgtttataatactttattaatgcattacaatgtattatgaaggtaacTGGTTTGCAGTCATAtaactgctttaagtaaagttttACCCATTTTACTTGTAACCTTTTATCCTTGAATAATAAAAGTTCAGGGTAATAAAACCCAGGAAAAAATGGACTGAAATTCAAGGACAGGTCAACAGTATTCAATTGTTAGATTTTCTGATGGACTTCAGTTTTCAAAGCTGGATGAAACATTAACTCACCTGAATAGGCGCAGCCGAAGAGCAGGACTAGACACGCACACCAAAGCAGAGTAGAGCGCATGTTGATAAACTAGTACAAGTTAATAGATTTCTAGATTCACAACCTGATAATCTGCCTAAACGATCCGGTAGCTGGTCTGCATTCTGACTTCGGGAAACAGCACTGTACAGATACTGCGGTCGGACTGTAATGGATGAACTGTACAGTACAAGCCGATGCTTTTGCCAAGTGTAAGTTACATTTGCTCAGCTTAAGCATctgtaattttatattttaccaAAGAAAGCGAAAGTGGGCTGTGTTACAACACGAAAAGGTGCAAGGCATGCACTCCTATAGTGCACCTCATCTACTGACCTCAGCACAAACAGATTCACCAAAGTCTTACATGTTCAATAAACATTTCTTCAAACCTCTTACAAGTAAATAGCAGCATGGAACCTTCAAGTATATAATGTACACTGATAACTGCCATGTAACATTTATTACCGATTTCTAGAATCCACCCATCTTCTAATGATACAGTAGCAATCAAAATTAGGGAAGAGAGACATTTTTGTAATGGACAAATTGACAGCTTATCCAAATTCAAAGATATTCTAACGTGAATAGATGTAATTCAATCATATTTCATCAGTAAAAGATGTGCCACACCataaaataaatggttttaGCAAGAAGTTTGAAGAAAGCATGcgatcaaaattagagaacagttacattttttttgtagaagAAGCCTCAACTTTTGACGGTTACAACTTTCAGAGATTAATAGGAAGCATAGAGGCCCTTGTTTTCAGTGACTGGCTCATTGGTGCCTGCAGTGCACAACCCGCCTCTCACGCTGCTCTGACTTGAGCTTGTTCCCCTTGTCTTCCATTTTCTTCTAGTTTGTAACTGTAGTGCCTTTCTCATAAGCTGTAGATGAGCTGTGACATTGTATATATCAAAAGCGTCTCTTGTTCTCTAATTTCGATCACCACTGTATAACCAGTTATTCTGGTCAGGCTGCCAGATCAACTTCAGGCACAacgggcaatttagagagaAGCAAACTCTGCTTACATAGAGCAACGGCAGGATTCAACCGataaccctggaggtgtgaagcaaaaGTGCAAACCAGTGAACCGTCATGTGGACTTCAAATGCCCACAGTTAGTCATTTCAAACACTTAATAAATGAGAAACACTAAACCTTTCATAAAATATTTCCCCACTGTAagaaactgcaaataaaatagCAAGTACTCTGCAAGCTCACAAAAAgggtgttttatttataaaagccAAAACACTTCACAAGTTGActgatccatccattttccaactgcttatccagtacagtgtCATAATATACTTCATTTCATTGGATGtcaaagtaaaaagaaaaaaaagattaaacaGAATCCTGAATACTGAGACGTTAAGATTTCACAGGTGCTACAAAGCCATTAACTGACAGGATTACACATTAAAAAGAGAAATTCCCAGCTGATCAGCGTGATTAATCCCCTCAGTCTCATCTGCAGCTCATCATAGTACCAGTTTGAACAGGGATTccttctctctcactcacacacacacaaaattaaaTTTTTCCAAAGGGAAAACAAGTTAGTTGGGTTAAGGTGTCCCGCTAGCTCCACCTTGGCTCAGCTACCTTCCCTCAGAGTTTGGAAAAAGGCACTTCTTTGGGACTCTTCTTCTCCATGCTAGCCTGGGCGGACTTAATGACATCCTGCGTCTGCAGCATGCTCATGTTCCACGTGGCCTGAAACGGAGAGAGTCAGCATGACGGGGATGACAGAGTCCCATTCGCAGTTGGGCGGtaagataaataaaatgatcATCATCACTATCATGGTGTTTTGCCCCAAGCAGCACACTGTCTTCCCTTCCCAGAAATAGAGGGAATGTGTGGGTTGAGCCTTAACACCAGGTGAGTCCCCATCAGCATCTTAAACGCAAAAAAGCCCGATCAATGTGTTGATTATTAGTAAACTGCGGGAGGACAGAATCTTTTAATATGGTTCATGGTTGAATTCTTAAAATAGATTCATTTGTGTGACAATTGACATTTAAATACAAGCGACTGATAAAAACTTATGAAAGTTAGAAGTTACTGTTTACTGTAACTATTTAGTTTCTGATTATACAAACCAAAATGTCTGAACAGTGTCTCACGCCCATCATCCAATCAAGACAGAGCAAAAAACGGTCTGTCAGGCTTTCTTGATACCACTGTACCCATCAAAGAGTTTGAAATTTTTACAACAAATGGTTTATAAGTTGCATACATCACAAGGACCAAATCGACCGGTGACTTCATATGTTCCGTTGTTCAATTCTGCTCCATCAGACACCTGCAGTCGTCCTACTGACAATATGTAGGGCAATTCTACCAAGGCATTGAAAGAACTGAAGCCAGTCATTTGAATAATCTGTAAGCCTGAGTCCATTGGCAGAAGGTTCCTCTCTTAAAGCCATCTGTTTCAGGCCTTTGACGGACAGCAGTGAATCACAAGCATAAGGCTTATTCTAAACAATAATGTTTTCGAAGATGCTGCTTTGTATATTTCGGGCCATCAAAGATAAGCCACTTATCTGCCTCACACAGAAGCCCTCCATCTGTCCCGTGCTTTGTGCTTCATTTCCATTTTACAGTGAAAATTTGAGCAACAGTTTCAGATACGTAAGTGCGGCTATCATCTCTTCTGCACTAGTTCATCTTGCGAGGAGGCCTGTCGCCATAACTACTTCGGCCAGACGATATACTGTCCCAGACATAACTTGTGATATACGATGTTACTGTCATTTTAAGATCATTTTATGCCACTGACATAATGCTAATATATTAGCATGGTAATGCAAGTATACACTTTCAAAGAGCGATGAGCTTTTAATTCCGAGGAATATTCAGACACTGGTATTGGAATgtaaaaaacaatgtaaataTCCTAGACAAACAAAaccacagaaagaaaaaaatcagataaAATGGACTCTCGGGCTCTGTTAAAACTGCATTATATATTAAACATTCGGCACAAGAGTATAGAGTGTCATTTGTTCCTTTACAGAAAATATACCACATACTAGATGAAAAGTTGTAGGACTTTGCTGGCTACTACAAGATGCTGCGACGTGGTGTAAGTTCGTTGCACGAGAGGCCCAAAGATAAATCATTACTTTAGTGAAATAGAATTTAAAAACAGTAACGGGAAGTAGGGATCTTAGTTGGTTTTGGAAGCAACAGCTTTAGTTGTCCTTTTCCTTAGTGATTGTAACCCTGCCTTACGTACTGCAAGTACATAGTGCAAAGTTAGTTTTAGTAAAATTCTTACTAATTCTTATAACATCCATACCACACTTCATAAATGTGACTCTTAGGAGCAGCTTTGCCTGGTGTGTAGAAGCATCAACATTCAGGACCGCGGACTGTCTGGCACCACGTCATGCGTGTCGTTGCACGAGCACTTTCCCGGGAAGTATGAATCGGCCCTGAGCCACGTCTGTGACAAGGAGCAGACGACAGGGCAGAGGCGGCGAGGCTGGAAATGGTGTTGGGGGGCATTTATTATCATGTAAACACAATTTGCTAATATCAAGGTCACTTATGTCCTTAACTACTGTAACGTGATTAACATAAATTTGCCTACTCGCAAGTAGCTATTTCTCAGCATAGGTTAAAATATAACCATTGCAGCAAATGCTGGCATTCGTGCATGCAGCGACTGAACGCTTATCAAGACATAACTTCTTTCCttatatatatgatatacacacatacatacgtaAGCCTGCAGAGAGATCTCAGAGAATGTGGTGACCAGACATAACAAGAACGGAAAAAGAAGCTTGTACAGGCAGTTTAATCTTCGCTGATGCCATCCATCATTGTGACTAATATTAATTTACACCACTCCCACTGTGGGTATGGGTTTCACTTGGCCAGGACTGCTGCACAAACACCATCACAGCAACGAGCACATGAGTACTTGGTTTCAGGCCTGCTGAGTATTTGAGTACGCTCCTTAGAGCGCAGTAACAGACTTTGGGGAGATCAAAGTAAGCCAGACCATCTCGGAATGTTTTGCGTCTGTTCGAGTGAAACACCTTACCATATACTCAAGCCCCTCTGCTACACTGTGGTCTCTGGAGTAGATGAGGTTGATCTTGGTTCCCTGTACAGCGACTGGGCTGCGGGATGCAATCTCTTCGGCCAGCTCCATAGCCCCAGACATCATCGTTTCCTTGTCTGGAAACACGCGACTGCAGAGGTGAGATGAGAGGTAGTTAGTACTGTTAGTACTGTCCCTTTCAGTctgcaataaataaaatttaaagcTGCCGCCTGCCTTATTCTAAGCCTTTCAGCACAATGTTATCTTTTGTAATATTTCTACATTTTTTCTCTTTATTCATTACCCCTATAGCCTATATTCCTTATTTATACCGTACTTTATGCAGATTTGTCTACGTAGCCTCACTACATGCATTTCATGTACAGATACACATACGTACTTTGCCATACTGTTCATATGATAAATGATAGAAGACAGATAATTAATGGCTGCTCGCAGGCTTGTCGTAACGCTATAAAAAACTGGAAGTGATCAAGAGATTCTGCAAACTGTCTTGCAGAGTTAGACAGCGCAgatgaacaaaaaaataattggtACCTGACCAATCCACTGCTCTTCGCTTCATCAGAGTACATCTTCCTGGACGTGAGAGCCAGCTCATTGACGAGGCTGCAATGAAGATATGACCCAACACCAAAGCATCCGAGAAAATTAACTGGAAAAGAATGGAGTGGAGCGGAATAATATTCGATTAAGGAAACAAACAATGCTCTAgggcagcgtttcccaacccagttctcGGGGattcccagacagtccatagtTTTGTTCTCTCCTCACTCCCTATAGACCCATGCCAGGTATTCAGAGTtctgagcaaaaatgtgcacggTCAAGGGGTCGCTGATGCCGgggttgggaagcactgctctaGGACCCCTTCCGTCTTACCTTCGGCTCCCGATGACCTTAGGAAGACGTTGTAGAGTCCCAACATCTGCTGCCAAGCCAATGTCCACTTCCTATGGCCATCAGACCACCATGTCAAGTTGTGCAATACTGAACTACCTTCACAAAAATTTGCCAGACGCAAATCCATCCGAAAGAACAAACGGGGGAAAAATTTGAATAAATGAAGGTTTTCTATCAGCCTCACCTCTTTCATGTTACCCTCCCCATAACCGTTCATTACGCATAAATGTTTCTACAGTAATGGTCTCCTTGGCTTGGTGGGATCATACCAGACATAACTGGGCAGGCAGTGATACCTTCCAGTCTTACAGAACATCAACTAACAAGTAACAGATCAACGAGCTGCTAATTTTTATGCACGTGCAGCAGGACATGTTTGAataaatagacagacagacagacagataggaTTAGATTTGATAATCCCAGAGGTAAATTCTTCAACTTCTTTTTAATACTTACTACCCACTTAACACTATATAGTCAATACAGAGTCAGTCTTACAGAGCCTTCTGTGATGAGCGTTTCACATGCTAAAGAATCTATGGTGCCCATAAATTACTGAGTGCCTTAACAAGCCCTCACATGAAGTCATGTCTCAGGTTTATTTCTTCCTCCCTCATGATAACAATTACCTACTGTTTCGTTTGGTATGTGAGCTGATTACCGCAGACTTTGACTGCCAGACAAGTTTATTTCTAAACTTGGATTGGTCTGTAGCATAAAGCATGCAGTATATCATCCAAACAAGACTTTTTGGAATACATTGGCCTATTTGATTCCTATTCCTATTTGACTTggggggagagacagagaggttgattattttttatcaaaaaaaaaaaaaaacctaattcattgacaataaaaaggaaaaCTGCCTTCTTTAAAAAGGGAAAACGAACTTTTGGATGATGCAAAAATTAGTCTTTACCTTGACCTGGAACCAAGCATCCTGTGTGCAGAGACGGATATCACAGGCGGTGATCAGGTCCACTCCTGTGTCAAGGGATCATCAAGAGAAACAAGGTGACTACAGGCAGTGCCCAGGTTACAAACCAGATCCATTCCCTAAGTGTATCATTAAGTCTAATTTGTAGGTAAGATGGAAAAATAatgatacagtacataataataatttttcaataataataaaagcaactgcatacagtactgtacagcaCCTAGAGCAAATGAATTGCTAAAGCCACATTGTTTTCATAAACATCACAAAGCATGcacatttattattatgatcCACTGTATCTAACCCAAAGTTTTAATACAATAGGCTTTACGGCGATCCCTTCGTAAGTAAGAGTTGTCCAAAAGTCAGACATTCTTAACCCGGGGACTGTCTGTATACCATCACAGGACTGTCACACTTACACTGGCATGCTGGCTTATTTTGTGCAGAATTCCTTACCAGCTCCCACGCAAGCTCCGTGTACTGCGACAACCACAGGCTTTGGACACTGTAGAGTGACAGagaacactcacacacacacacaaccagtGTATCCCACacaaagcatttaaaaacacattttactaCCAAGTACTTATACACATAAATGCTGACTGAGGAATACCACATTTTCTGCTCAGGGCAAGTTATTTTGCCAAGTTTAATAAAAAGGTACAGTATAATTGCACAATACTCACAGAGCCTGAGGATAGTAATCAAGGATGAACTTGACAGGagtttatatataaaacagaAGCCAGGAACCAACCTTTTCTAGTACAGAAAAAGTCTCCTGATACTTCTTGACAAGGCGGCGCAAATTCCATGAAATTCTTGCAGCATCGTCTCCTGTTGGTTGAAGGATATTTCCGGCCATGTCCATCAAGTCAATCCCTAAAAGGGAAGACACCGCACTTTCTGTAGTTATGGAAACAGTCTGGACGTTCACGTTACATTAAGCACAGTGGGCACCAGCACAGACTCAACAAGTTCCACCCAGCTACCTGATGTGAAGACTTTGCCTGCTCCGGTTACCACGACAACCCGACATTCAGGGTCCTCAGCAATCTGAGAAAAGCAGTCCACCATCTCACTGGGAAAGttcaatcaaaataaaaaagacagaaatGCATAAATATATCTCCATAAActtaaaatacaaatgaaaatctAATATTTTGTGATGTTGCTTTGGAAACGTATAATTTTATCTGGTGATAATCTAGATAATGTCTAAAATTGCCCTGAAAGCAGAGTAAATGGGAATGCTACAGATTATGTGGTATTTTTGccatatttacagtattttcattACTTATTAGTTTAAAGTAGTCGTCTTTACCCATCTGCCAAATTTGCACATGCAAGGGAAAGATACTGTAAATTCATGCGGCATATTATGTATTTAAAACCTGAAAGGTAATCGCCATACATGCTGAGACGTTGCTCTGCACATGCtgcaacaaaaataaaatgagatAGACGGGAATGGTTTCCCTTAAGTTTGCAAACCGTACCTCCAGAAAGCTTTGTTCATGGCGTTGCGCTTTTCCGGTCGGTGCAGCTCCACCTGAGTGACCATGCTGGCTGGGCGGGTCACGGACAGGGTGGAGAAAGGCGGAGTGGGGCCTCCCTGGGTAGACATCTCCCGAACAGCTCTAAGCCCCGGCAGCCACAGTCCTCTGTCTaataaataacagcagaatCTGGCGTTTATGTAAATCCAACAGGAAACGCGAGTCATCATAATGTCTACTTCTTAAAACTGCTAGACCGGCTTGAATAACATATAAAGCacactgtattattattattattattatttgcacgTTAATTCCGTTTCATATTGATCAATGCTCAGTACAACTCGGTGTAAAATGATTTTATGGGGTCACCGTCCAGACAGCTGTAACCTTCCAACCGGTGTTCAATAAACATACATAAAGGTTAGTGTGCCAAAGACTGAGTTACATAAACACAGTAATTCTCCATTAGAAAAAAACTGGAACATACACATAACGTGTCACGCAGCCTCAAAAGAAGGAAtgaaattatttcattttggCATGCATTTTTTGCAAGCAGTTTACGTCCCTTGCAAATCGCTGTActtttttcagtaaaaataaCATTGTTAGCGAGTCTCCAGTGCAAACACCTTGCTTCCTTTTTCTTTCACTTACCGATTTCCATCACAAACTCAACAAATCCGAACTCAAAGCATTTTAAAAGATACAGCCCCGAAAGTACATAGATCACAGATTCATGGAGAATGGTTTAAAAAAGGGCTAAAATTGAGTCTcagaatattaaaaaatacttaCTATAGCTCGATACATGCAGTGTCACTTACTTCTTATGAAAGCAGAGCAGACAAGATAAGCCATTGACCTTTGCACGTCCTTTAAATGTTGTGTTATGCAACCCAAAGGCAGCGCTTACAACGctaaaattattttaacaatTGTACCAAATGGCTAAACTTAAATATTCGCACGATGATAGCTTTAGCTCGTTTATTTGTATAACGTCCCAGGGCTGGTTGTGATCATACGCTTACTTTATATGACTCTGCGTACGGCGGCCGGAGAGGCTCAAAAGAACCTGCTAGAACTTAATCCGAGGTCGGCGTTGTTCCAATAGCTGGAGGCGCTTTACCCAGAAACAAGTACCCGTACTTGTGTAAACCGCTGCAACTTTTATTTTCAAGTAGCTATAACATATCTAAATTGCCGTCCAATATTGAAACGTTATAAATATTAACTAGGGCTACTACTGAAATAATGGAAATGATTGCATTGGATATTTCTGTAGTGGAAGACTTAGTGGTTAGTGAGTAAACTAAAACCTAAGAGATATCAAAGTACCGGATGCGAAATGTTTTTAATCCATAATTACACCCGGTCCATAGACCGATTTTTCGTTTTCCACATAAATCATTTCGCCAATCCACGTCAAACTCGGCAAGTTTCACCGccttttcaaaaaaaaatatacGACTCAGTTTTTCATTCTTAGGCTGCACGGTCTTAACCCTTTCATGATCAAATGAAGTTTTAGTAAAGACAGGACAACCAAGTCCTGCAGTGGTacttctgagtaaaaaaaactcataaaatatgtatgtgggg is part of the Paramormyrops kingsleyae isolate MSU_618 chromosome 17, PKINGS_0.4, whole genome shotgun sequence genome and encodes:
- the ech1 gene encoding delta(3,5)-Delta(2,4)-dienoyl-CoA isomerase, mitochondrial isoform X1, whose product is MAYLVCSAFIRNRGLWLPGLRAVREMSTQGGPTPPFSTLSVTRPASMVTQVELHRPEKRNAMNKAFWSEMVDCFSQIAEDPECRVVVVTGAGKVFTSGIDLMDMAGNILQPTGDDAARISWNLRRLVKKYQETFSVLEKCPKPVVVAVHGACVGAGVDLITACDIRLCTQDAWFQVKEVDIGLAADVGTLQRLPKVIGSRSLVNELALTSRKMYSDEAKSSGLVSRVFPDKETMMSGAMELAEEIASRSPVAVQGTKINLIYSRDHSVAEGLEYMATWNMSMLQTQDVIKSAQASMEKKSPKEVPFSKL
- the ech1 gene encoding delta(3,5)-Delta(2,4)-dienoyl-CoA isomerase, mitochondrial isoform X2, translated to MSTQGGPTPPFSTLSVTRPASMVTQVELHRPEKRNAMNKAFWSEMVDCFSQIAEDPECRVVVVTGAGKVFTSGIDLMDMAGNILQPTGDDAARISWNLRRLVKKYQETFSVLEKCPKPVVVAVHGACVGAGVDLITACDIRLCTQDAWFQVKEVDIGLAADVGTLQRLPKVIGSRSLVNELALTSRKMYSDEAKSSGLVSRVFPDKETMMSGAMELAEEIASRSPVAVQGTKINLIYSRDHSVAEGLEYMATWNMSMLQTQDVIKSAQASMEKKSPKEVPFSKL